The Podospora pseudocomata strain CBS 415.72m chromosome 1 map unlocalized CBS415.72m_1, whole genome shotgun sequence genome has a segment encoding these proteins:
- a CDS encoding uncharacterized protein (EggNog:ENOG503P78M) — MISRPGIRHNVIANSMLASSFETYRLLSKPLARGASYIPGPLESQWRLGRRRMGFSLQCPPTPPPWAFMAPLDLSKWRWDPPKSLADIIVSDLTHEPGTSLSFLARSIKASLGLGASSTQHVVDDSVSALSVEQPPPKVRRSNQVSMFLADVELFRTAAAEVDEHMIMPLTEEISNKLYWYILQGDLAPVGLARVADHLYTALDSRLRATSTKATTELDEKADEAYNSQLLLITTTIIRALSNSRVYPLSSLGARFWDALGERLAMLPACDETCNLLAPFVSLLCDLPHISLTVGGQESRFERQLLRLLNKHFVLWACTSSRTEAAQDDALDWLSPKTSQMRQARALGAVLDVLLNHIGGLNDTGRYDRHHLLSKINDTVKRVLVRSSSLAEKCGLRYAWLTTLAHARTIGEPNFVQTARLFTKEEPSLPPLSGAELGWLLLAQWNSRQMVRSDQLVGIYNYYYRERRQIQDDAAALTSFLKAVYHHNILYTSPDLAVQTYAINAVPKWEREEWGITPLALFHAYGRTVWRLLDALGRVGDVLVSLEAYICPRNGGMVGKNFLEILAESSGMRHEVRIDIAELFNFELRHPDAYEFNPCSIEHVAEKIVKDEKLPPDTIWRCLGLYSWVGGMLGFSGGYAKDRSCYSPRLYKMAQYRIITNAATWFAERTDLSYSQKYRHVYLCILFLKRRGKKTLPASALKALYDVAVEDLKAGRWGRTRLLLHFCRLVGEIQGPEAERECRLAFSLWRQRLARLQKLKGIEEHFLQAEGIEELETVVEKTEKLLREKHVGTHVFDDDIVEAQETQRETGCHDQYAEDGKNREWWPRGMNPNW; from the coding sequence GATGGGACCCTCCAAAGTCCTTGGCAGATATCATTGTGTCAGATCTTACTCATGAGCCTGGCACCAGCCTATCGTTCCTCGCAAGATCAATAAAAGCTTCGCTAGGGCTAGGAGCATCATCAACTCAGCATGTGGTTGATGACTCGGTGTCGGCCCTGTCAGTTGAGCAACCTCCGCCCAAAGTTCGTCGCTCCAATCAGGTCTCCATGTTTCTTGCAGATGTCGAGCTGTTTCGGACCGCGGCGGCAGAGGTGGACGAGCACATGATTATGCCCCTCACTGAGGAGATCAGCAACAAGCTCTACTGGTATATTCTTCAAGGGGATCTAGCTCCCGTGGGTCTTGCAAGAGTGGCAGACCACCTCTACACAGCTTTGGACTCACGACTGCGCGCCACGTCTACCAAAGCAACCACGGAATTGGATGAGAAAGCGGATGAAGCGTATAATAGCCAACTCCTgttgatcaccaccaccatcatccgtGCTCTGTCTAACTCGCGGGTCTATCCTTTATCTTCTCTCGGCGCACGGTTCTGGGATGCCCTGGGTGAACGATTGGCGATGCTACCTGCATGTGATGAGACTTGCAATCTCCTTGCCCCTTTCGTCTCCTTGCTATGTGATTTGCCACATATCAGCCTCACAGTAGGGGGCCAGGAAAGCCGTTTTGAGAGGCAGCTCTTGCGGCTGCTAAATAAGCATTTTGTCCTCTGGGCGTGCACGTCATCGAGAACCGAAGCTGCCCAGGACGATGCTTTGGACTGGCTTTCGCCCAAGACCTCTCAAATGCGTCAGGCCCGCGCGCTTGGTGCGGTACTGGATGTTTTGTTGAACCATATAGGCGGGTTAAACGATACAGGCCGGTACGACCGACACCATCTTCTCAGCAAAATCAATGACACGGTcaaaagggttctggtccGGTCATCCAGTCTTGCAGAGAAGTGTGGGCTGAGATATGCTTGGCTTACTACGCTTGCCCATGCACGCACAATTGGAGAGCCCAACTTTGTACAGACTGCCCGCCTTTTCACCAAGGAAGAACCGAGCCTCCCACCATTGAGTGGAGCTGAACTCGGATGGCTATTGCTCGCACAATGGAATAGTCGGCAGATGGTTAGATCGGACCAGCTCGTTGGTATATATAACTACTATTATAGGGAACGGCGCCAGATTCAAGATGACGCAGCAGCACTTACGTCTTTTTTGAAGGCTGTTTACCACCACAACATTCTATATACGTCGCCGGACTTGGCTGTGCAGACATACGCTATTAACGCAGTACCAAAGTGGGAACGTGAAGAATGGGGGATAACCCCATTAGCCCTTTTCCACGCTTACGGAAGGACTGTCTGGAGGCTGTTAGATGCACTTGGCCGCGTGGGCGACGTGCTCGTCTCGCTGGAGGCTTATATATGCCCCAGAAATGGGGGTATGGTCGGAAAGAATTTCCTCGAAATCCTTGCGGAATCGTCTGGCATGCGCCACGAGGTCAGAATCGACATCGCCGAGCTCTTCAACTTTGAGCTGCGGCATCCCGATGCATACGAGTTCAATCCCTGCAGCATTGAGCATGTTGCAGAGAAGATCGTCAAGGATGAAAAGTTGCCACCAGATACGATCTGGCGATGCCTGGGTCTTTACAGCTGGGTTGGAGGCATGCTTGGATTCAGTGGCGGCTACGCCAAAGACCGCAGTTGCTACAGTCCTAGGCTCTACAAGATGGCACAATACAGGATCATAACGAATGCGGCAACCTGGTTCGCCGAGCGAACCGATCTCAGTTACAGTCAGAAATATCGACATGTGTATCTTTgcatcctcttcttgaaGCGGCGAGGGAAGAAGACACTCCCTGCAAGTGCCTTGAAGGCTCTCTACGACGTTGCGGTGGAAGACTTGAAGGCGGGCagatgggggaggacgaggttaCTGCTGCACTTCTGCAGGTTGGTCGGGGAGATCCAGGGCCCAGAGGCTGAGCGTGAATGTCGCCTTGCGTTTAGTCTCTGGCGACAGAGGTTGGCTCGGCTGCAGAAGTTGAAGGGAATAGAGGAGCATTTTCTGCAAGCCGAGGGCATCGAAGAGTTGGAAACAGTCGTTGAAAAGACGGAGAAGCTGCTCAGGGAGAAGCATGTTGGCACCCatgtgtttgatgatgatattgTGGAAGCCCAGGAAACTCAAAGAGAGACCGGTTGCCATGACCAATATGCGGAGGATGGTAAGAATCGGGAATGGTGGCCCAGGGGCATGAATCCCAATTGGTAA